DNA from Oncorhynchus masou masou isolate Uvic2021 chromosome 5, UVic_Omas_1.1, whole genome shotgun sequence:
GTGCCATGTGGAAAACCAATCCTCCATGACCCTCAGCACTACCATAGGCAGGGATAAGGAATGGGGGAATCCATCCCTCAGGGCTACATACAAGGGGGAATGTTTAGTTTAATAATGAAGGTGGCAAAGGCTTAGGAAGATTTGATTCCAACACCATAGCTAGAGTACACTACACCCAATAGAGCCCTAAAACTCAACtcagttccactgcatttaaaaaataaaaaatcattcCCCTCTAattagggactgatttagacctgggacaccaggtgtgtgcaattaatgatAAAGTAGAACCGAAAGACAGCAGGCACCAGACCTCttagggtaagagttgagtaccCCTGGCATAGATGGTTACCTTATGTAAACACACTTTATATGGTGACTAATAGCAGCAGGTTTGGGCTTTCGGTTAGGTCTGTAAGTCAGGCTGGTTGAATAGATGTGTTTTTTGCCAGTCACCTGGGGAATAGAAGGAGAAGCATTAGTCGTCGCAGGATCCAAAATGGCATACATTGGGTCAAGAGTTAGCCATTACCCGTTTCTTGATGGCACAGCCATTGAGGTTGTAGTGGAATGTCGCCATCCCTTCTCCCGTGGGAAGAACAGAAAATGTGGAcggaacacagtgtccaaggaaaaGACGGGCAGCATGTTCAACCAACTCTGGACTGACCTTCCATGTCACTTTAATGGAGTGTTTCTCACAATCCACATTAAAATCTAAAAATATAAATTTGATAATGTCATCATTCACATCTCAAGAGCCAACACCACAACTTGGCTAGTCTGTTAGGCGGTCAGCATGAGATAAGTAACCTATTCAAGTTAACATGGTATCAGCGCTACATAATCATATTATGCGTTCATTATTAGACGTACCTTCATTGGCAGCGCTTGCTGCTGCTACGACGACAGCCAAAACAATTCCACATTGCCAAAGGAGAGACATGACTAAATGATCTAGGAGTGCCTACAAACTAGAAATATTTATGGACCAATTGATCCTAATCATCTTAATTCTGAACACCCGTGAGAGGTCAAGGAGCGATAATTATAGACCTAAAAACTTACCAACATCATCACTTTTGGTAtttcctggtctgaaaacatccTTGAATTTTTATGGGTTTTAAAAGTAAAAATGGTAATAGTCACATCTTTTCCCCATAAAGTAGTCTGTAAAGCGTCTCACAAAACACGACGGACGGACAGAATAGTGACTTACACAGGAGATAAAGTTGAATCAAAAAGATTGAACAATCTGGTTTGCTCAATTTGACAGTACCACACTAAGTGTGGATTAGGTATTTTTTACATCGATTTAAAGTGTATTTTATGCGACAGTCAAAATGCTGATCAAGGATAAGGTAAGACCAGCAAATTTAATTGGTGGCCAAGCCCGCTAGTTTACATACTGAATGATCATCTCATCACCGATCTAGCTATCTGCCGTAGCTAAATATATGAATAGATCTGAAAAGCGCTATATAGTGAGCATCGCAGCAGGCCATTGGCATACCCGTATAGAATGCAGAGTTCGCTAACGTTAACTATACTGAACCAAAATGTAAACGCCGCAAGCAACAATGAAAGATTTTTctgagttacatttcatataaggaaatcagtcaattgaattaaattcattaggccccaatctatggatttcacaggactgggcaggggcgcagccatggttGGGACTGGGAGAGCAGGGGTGCAGCAATGGATGGGACTGGGAGGGCAAGTGCGCAGCCACAGGGGAGCCAGGccaagccaatcagaatgagttcttccccacaaaagggctttattacagacagaaatactcctcagtttcatcagctgtcagggtTGCTGGTTTCAGAGGATccctcaggtgaagaagccagatgtggacgtcctgggctggagtggttacacgtggtctgtggttgtgaggccggttggacgtactgcaaattctctaaaacgacattggaggcggcttttgtagagaaatgaacagtcaattctctggcaaaagcttTGGTGGActttcctacagtcagcatggcAATTGCATTTTGTATGCTATTTTGTATGCTATTGTATGTGTGAACGATGGCTAGCTCCTCGAATGATCCCAGTCCCTCCTATTGTGCATCTTTTGTAGAAAGAGGCGACGATTCTCAGAACATATGTTctctacaaatgttttatttcctttTGGATGCAGATGCAAGATGCAGAGAGTGAGTTCTGCTTAATTAAAACGACCTGATCTCCAAAGTCCAAGTCTATAGTCTCAATCAACCACACACAACGCAGAGTTACAGCGGTGCAGTATAGCACCGGTTACATTGGTGCCTTCTCGACCCGGATTCATCGTTGATCGACGTCAGCTCAATCACCGCGGCGCTGCTTCTCGAGAGACTAATTATATCATTGAGGTATTCTTGCCGCCTTGTGGCAAAAATCGGAAGTACACGTCTTTTTTcctgtttatttttttttctgACAACGATGGATTGAGAGCGCTGTTTATAGTTAACCAACATAGAAGTGTGTTCATCAACAGACATTTTAACGTAACATTAGTGGTTTAGTGGCATGGCATCTTATAATGGCGATGAACCCAAATTCACTGCTGGGAGGGGGAGGTTTTTCTCATACTCTGATCAAACCCCTGTAAAGTGTGTAGGTGCAGGAGGTTCCCCCATGTTTTGCTCCACAAAAAAATTGGATGAAAGCCCTTCATCTGGTGTTAATCCAAATGCCCCTGTAGATGGTCTAGCTGAGCTGGTCACTCAGCTAGCCCAGGAAATAGGGAGCTCGATTAGGGAAGAACTACAGAGTGGCAGGTCCAGTACTTATGAGCCACCAGTCGGTAGGATATGTAGATCTCAGTAAAATTAAGTTCACCATGCAATCAGACTTAAAGGAACCTCCTACATATAGAGGAGATGTTACAGACAAATGCTCCATTCATGAATGGGAGGAGTTGATGAGAATATACTTGAGGAGGAAGGGATGTCCGGTTGAGGAACAATCAGATGAGATAATTAGTCGATTATCTGGCAAAGCAAGAGACATGGTAAAGATGAATTTACGCAATGAGACAACAGTTGATCCTACAGAGAAGCCAGAGATTGTATTTGACATTCTGAAACAGAAATTCAGCGAATTGGCCTATTCATGCATGCCCTTGGCTGATTTTTACAATACTAAACCTGTACCCGGAGAGGCTGTTATGGAGTATTGGGTTCGATTGAACAAGGCCGTAGATGTCGCTGACGTGGGCCTTAAGAGACAAGGTAAGAAGATTGACTCCGATGTCGTTAGGATGTTTGTAACATACTGCCCTGACCCCAAACTGGCAGCAGTATTCCAATACAAGTCTGCTGAGAAATGGACTGCGAGTGAAGTACAGGAGAGAATCCATGAACATGAACGCCGCAGGAAAGCCACCATGTGTCAATCTACCGCTGTATCCTCAAAGCAAGTAACAGTACATCCCCAGATAACTCCATGTGAAGGCGGGGTCAACTGATAACTGATGTAATTTACTCATGTTACCTTATAACTCTTATATGGCTCTATCATGTGGACAATTGAATATTATTTCTAAGGTGTTTTTCCATTTGTTGCCACCAGGTGACATCTCTCATTTAAACATCTTTGGCCAGTGCATAGGTGAAAATAATTTCATTTGaataaagtgttaaacagatTATTACAGTTACATAAGTGGCAACAGGGAAACTATGACAACTATGAAACTATGACAACTATTTCCCTTTTTCTCTCTATTTTTACCCCACATAGTTTTTTTTGCATCGATAACGACAAAAAGCAAAGTCTCAAATTTTAAGCAACATTTGGTAAAAAATCATTTTGACACGTTTTTGCTCCATTGTATACTCCCAGGGCCACAAGCCATGTATGTTTTCTGTACTCTATGACAGGTTTAAAGTTCATGTTCTGTAGACCTATGACACTGACGCTACATGATACATTTGGCTGTTATTAAAATATAAATCTCAATGCATTTCAGCACACTGATATCATAATTGAGGGTCTATTGCTGTCCTCTTAAAAGCTGGGAAAAAAACACCTTTGCAGAGTGGATGAAGCCAACACATACTGTACCCTACATTATATGAGCATAACACTCATAGGAGTTTCACTTAATCGTTCTCAGAGCGGAAAGGATTATGATTGGTTGCATCAGGCAACCAATGAAAAAGAAGAGGAGGCGGGAATACCAAACGGAGAGCAGGCAGGTAGACATGTCACTTGATAGGCAAAATAAACACGTTTGGGGAAAAAGTGAGGGAGGAATAAGCATATAAGCAAAGTTGAATATAGTTCTTCATTTTGTGCATTCATGTCCTGTTTCCAGTTAGTCTAATTAACGGATTAAATACTAAATGTGATGCAAGCTAAAATTAGTTAGGTAAAATGCGTTTTCTACGTTGTTAGCAAGCCAACAGTTTAGCCTTAGTTACCAAGCTGCTAGCTAGCTCAACAGTTTTAgccttacagtgccttcagaaagtattcgtacctttgacttattccacattttgttgtgttacagcctgaataaaatgtttaaatatatattttttaaatcacccatctacacataccccataatgacaaagtaaaaacaggtttatagaaatgtttgcaaatgtattgaaaatgaagtaTCTCAATTACataccctgagtcaatactttgtacaagcacctttggcagagattacagcagtgagtctttctgggtaagtctataagagctttccacacctcgattgtgcaatatttgcccattattctttaagctctgtcaaattggttattgatcaacagtaatgatttagatgcactattgtaaagtggctgttccactggatgtcagaaggtgaattcaccaatttgtaagtcgctctggataagagcgtctgctacatgacttaaatgtaaaatgtaaatgtagtgtatatttggccttgcgtttcaggttattgtcctgctgaatggtGAGTTTGTCTccaagtgtctgttggaaagcagactgaaccaggtttgcctttaggattttgcctgtgcttagctctattccatttattttcatCCGAAAATAttcagtccttgccgatgacacgcatacccataacatgacgcagccaccaccatgcttggaaaatatgaagagtggtactcagtcatgtgttgtgtttgatttgcctcaaacatactGTAATGCTTTGTAGTCAGGACAAAGTTACTTCTTTGACCTAATTTTGTACAGTTTTACTTCAgtaccttattgcaaacaggatgcatgttttggaatattataTTCTGAACAGACTTCCTTCTCTTCACTCTGTAATTTTGgtaagtattgtggagtaactatgtacaatgctgttgatccagcctcagttctctcctctctaaacTTGGCTTGTCAATTTGATCTTGGGGTGGGCTACTGCTGAAAAAGTATAGCCAACAATAAGCAGGTTCACTTATGACAAGCTTTCAAATAGCGTTACCATTGCATGAACACCTGCTGTGACTATCATTAGCAAACTAATTATGCCAAAAGAAGAAAGTGTTACAGTTCAAGAGTAATCAGGACACTGGGAAGTCCAGAACACTGAGCACTCTCATTGAGATCATCTTCTTACAACCAGATGGTCACATCTTGGCTATTTTGTGTAGATACCGGCGCCGCACTACTGGATTTAGGGTACATCTCATCAGGATCAAAGCATTTTGACAACCATTagaaacaaacaccattgtaaagtACTCATTTTATTGAAACGTGCTCAAGTCAAAGGACTTCATATCCATACTGGGGATAGTGATGCACCCTTCAGGCCACCTACAATTAGATGGCTGTAGAGACAGAAAAGACAGCCATCCCTGTAACAGGTTGAAGAAGTGTTAGTAACATGCATCTAATTGCCGTTGGGGGATGTTACAGTAAAATaaccagcacacacacctgacaaGCAAAGTGTTCCAGACCATTACACCAACCAGTCAACTGAATACAGAACACAATGACATGTTCAAGTTAATTTGGCATCAAAGCTGATACAATTAAAAGCCAAGTGTAAACTATAGTCTTCAATGCCAAAATCACCAACCTTGTTCTACAGTAGGATATTTTCCAAATTCACTGGGGATCTGGGTTTCAGAGTTTTCCACTATTGTGAGCGGTCCAAGAACAGAGTTTTGAACCAGGCCCTGGGGttctgagaaaaaaatatatacattactTCAAGCTGCAGTCCCATCAGAACTCAAGAGTGATCAGCTCAAATGAATATGGAACTACAGTTTAGTCAGGCTTGAAATGAAGTGCCTCAAAATACCTGAATCCACACCCCTTTCAACCGAGGCTTGCAACTCGAGTCACAGCACTTGCAGAGGTCACTTTGAGACGGGTCGTCCAGCAGCTCCCATCTATGAATAAAAAAGTTGGCTGTTGCATTGGCACTAACGTCATTATGGTCGTTATGTGACCAATACTTACTCTCCAGTCTCTTTAATGTAGTGGCAGGCCTTCTTTTCTATATCAAAAACCTCAGGGTCCCATGCAACAAGCTTACAATGAATATACACCTGGGGTGAAATAAGAGAACAGTCAAGAGCTACAGTATGAAAACAACCCAGTCATACAGAGAACTTGTGGTCCACTCACTTCCTCGCCTAAGGCAAACTTGAAGGACTGCAGGTAAAGCAGAATAGCAGACGAGTGGTACCTAGGCAGGAACCTGGAGTTCCCAGTCTTCCCATCTGCAAGGCAACTGAAAATGCATTGTGCAATGAGCAGACAAACAGAACTTCCATCCAGCAAATAAGCTAactttaaaatgtattcaatactTTTCAACATTTGAGTAGGCTGTTTAGCGCTAGGCAgtcaaaaaccaaaacgtgcaccctaCATGGCCATAGCCAGGTCTGGTACATACCCCTTGTTGGTGATGATGGGGTACACCAGGCTCGCAGACTGCAGTTCTGGTGTTGTGGCCGCCACACACTCCTCCAAGAGCAGCAGCAAGGGCTGATGGTCCTTCTGATCCACTGCTGCCCAGATGGGGATGAAAGAGCCCAGGGGAAACAGGCTGCTCTTAGCCAGACCAGTAAGGTCTTCTACATgcaacagagaggggaaggggcgCAATGCTCATACGTACTGTACAGCCACAGGTTTCAACTAGCTTTGGGCAGTGTCCTCTGCTAGGAATTtctttaccaggtaagttgactgaacaTATTCTTACAATAATTGATGTTGTATGAGTCACTCACCATTGAGGAGTGCCATGTGGAAAACCAATCCTCCATGACCCTCAGCACTACCATAGGCAGGGATAAGGAATGGGGGAATCCATCCCTCAGGGCTACATACAAGGGGGAATGTTTAGTTTAATAATGAAGGTGGCAAAGGCTTAGGAAGATTTGATTCCAACACCATAGCTAGAGTACACTACACCCAATAGAGCCCTAAAACTCAACtcagttccactgcatttaaaaaataaaaaatcattcCCCTCTAattagggactgatttagacctgggacaccaggtgtgtgcaattaatgatAAAGTAGAACCGAAAGACAGCAGGCACCAGACCTCttagggtaagagttgagtaccCCTGGCATAGATGGTTACCTTATGTAAACACACTTTATATGGTGACTAATAGCAGCAGGTTTGGGCTTTCGGTTAGGTCTGTAAGTCAGGCTGGTTGAATAGATGTGTTTTTTGCCAGTCACCTGGGGAATAGAAGGAGAAGCATTAGTCGTCGCAGGATCCAAAATGGCATACATTGGGTCAAGAGTTAGCCATTACCCGTTTCTTGATGGCACAGCCATTGAGGTTGTAGTGGAATGTCGCCATCCCTTCTCCCGTGGGAAGAACAGAAAATGTGGAcggaacacagtgtccaaggaaaaGACGGGCAGCATGTTCAACCAACTCTGGACTGACCTTCCATGTCACTTTAATGGAGTGTTTCTCACAATCCACATTAAAATCTAAAAATATAAATTTGATAATGTCATCATTCACATCTCAAGAGCCAACACCACAACTTGGCTAGTCTGTTAGGCGGTCAGCATGAGATAAGTAACCTATTCAAGTTAACATGGTATCAGCGCTACATAATCATATTATGCGTTCATTATTAGACGTACCTTCATTGGCAGCGCTTGCTGCTGCTACGACGACAGCCAAAACAATTCCACATTGCCAAAGGAGAGACATGACTAAATGATCTAGGAGTGCCTACAAACTAGAAATATTTATGGACCAATTGATCCTAATCATCTTAATTCTGAACACCCGTGAGAGGTCAAGGAGCGATAATTATAGACCTAAAAACTTACCAACATCATCACTTTTGGTAtttcctggtctgaaaacatccTTGAATTTTTATGGGTTTTAAAAGTAAAAATGGTAATAGTCACATCTTTTCCCCATAAAGTAGTCTGTAAGGCGTCTCACAAAACACGACGGACGGACAGAATAGTGACTTACACAGGAGA
Protein-coding regions in this window:
- the LOC135528650 gene encoding uncharacterized protein LOC135528650, whose amino-acid sequence is MNPGREGTNVTGAILHRYFNVDCEKHSIKVTWKVSPELVEHAARLFLGHCVPSTFSVLPTGEGMATFHYNLNGCAIKKRVTGKKHIYSTSLTYRPNRKPKPAAISHHIKCVYISPEGWIPPFLIPAYGSAEGHGGLVFHMALLNEDLTGLAKSSLFPLGSFIPIWAAVDQKDHQPLLLLLEECVAATTPELQSASLVYPIITNKGCLADGKTGNSRFLPRYHSSAILLYLQSFKFALGEEVSGPQVLCMTGLFSYCSS
- the LOC135528661 gene encoding uncharacterized protein LOC135528661, encoding MNPGREGTNVTGAILHRYFNVDCEKHSIKVTWKVSPELVEHAARLFLGHCVPSTFSVLPTGEGMATFHYNLNGCAIKKRVTGKKHIYSTSLTYRPNRKPKPAAISHHIKCVYISPEGWIPPFLIPAYGSAEGHGGLVFHMALLNEDLTGLAKSSLFPLGSFIPIWAAVDQKDHQPLLLLLEECVAATTPELQSASLVYPIITNKGCLADGKTGNSRFLPRYHSSAILLYLQSFKFALGEEVYIHCKLVAWDPEVFDIEKKACHYIKETGEWELLDDPSQSDLCKCCDSSCKPRLKGVWIQVF